In a genomic window of Cyprinus carpio isolate SPL01 chromosome A10, ASM1834038v1, whole genome shotgun sequence:
- the LOC109097998 gene encoding sodium/hydrogen exchanger 6-like isoform X1, whose protein sequence is MTRCQRRRTSVSGAFMLPRLLCLLCFAVISLAEENTEMVNVVTERKAEESHRQDSANLLIFIILLTLTILTIWLFKHRRFRFLHETGLAMIYGLFVGIILRFGVHLPQDLNDITLTCAMNSSPTTILVNVSGRFYEYSLKGEVRDSKGHDVPNAEMLRKVTFDPEVFFNILLPPIIFHAGYSLKRRHFFRNLGSILSYAFVGTVTSCFVTGLVMYGCVVFLKVIGQLGGDFFFTDCLFFGAIVSATDPVTVLAIFNELKVDVDLYALLFGESVLNDAVAIVLSSSIVAYQPEGDNRHTFDGSALLKSLGVFLGVFSGSFAMGAATGVMTALVTKFTKLRDFPLLETALFFLMSWSTFLLAEACGFTGVVAVLFCGITQAHYTYNNLSAESKSRSKQLFELLDFLAENFIFSYMGLTLFSFQHHVFNPLFVIGAFLAIFLGRAANIYPLSFLLNLGRKNKIASNFQHVMMFSGLRGAMTFALSIRDTATYARQMMFSTTLLIVFFTVWVCGGGTTPMLSLMHIRVGVDTDQDNSVTAPDGMTQKSTKHESAWPFRLWYTFDHNYLKPFLTHSGPPLTSTLPACCGPIARCLTSSQAYENAGQLHDEDTELILNDDSSLMYSDMTVSTDAHGMPTPSTSQAGLYSLARTSDDPLDRELVFGGTRLVLPTDDPSDPLTSFPPPPPSPPLSDPLRHRV, encoded by the exons ATGACAAGATGTCAAAGGAGACGCACCTCCGTCTCCGGGGCTTTTATGCTTCCCCGTTTACTGTGCCTGCTGTGTTTTGCTGTCATTAGTCTGGCGGAGGAGAACACGGAGATGGTAAACGTGGTGACGGAGAGGAAAGCGGAGGAAAGCCACAGGCAGGACAGCGCCAATCTGCTCATATTCATCATTTTACTCACACTCACTATCCTCACGATATGGCTCTTCAAACACCGCCGTTTCAGGTTCCTGCACGAGACGGGTTTGGCTATGATTTATG GTTTGTTTGTGGGTATAATTCTGCGCTTTGGGGTCCATTTGCCTCAGGACTTAAATGACATCACCTTGACTTGTGCCATGAACAGCAGTCCCACAACCATACTGGTGAACGTGAGCGGCCGTTTCTACGAGTACAGCCTGAAAGGAGAGGTCCGGGACAGCAAGGGCCATGATGTGCCAAATGCAGAGATGCTCAGGAAG GTTACTTTTGATCCTGAGGTTTTCTTCAACATTTTGCTGCCACCCATCATCTTTCATGCGGGATACAGTCTCAAACGA AGGCATTTTTTCAGAAATTTGGGGTCTATCCTCTCCTATGCCTTTGTGGGCACAGTGACATCATGCTTTGTTACAGG GTTGGTGATGTACGGCTGTGTGGTGTTTCTGAAAGTCATCGGTCAGCTTGGAGGGGATTTCTTTTTCACTGACTGCCTTTTCTTCGGCGCTATTGTATCTGCTACAGATCCAG TGACTGTTCTGGCCATTTTCAACGAGCTGAAAGTGGACGTGGATCTCTACGCGCTATTGTTCGGTGAGAGTGTCCTCAATGATGCTGTGGCCATCGTCCTGTCATC ATCAATCGTGGCATACCAGCCTGAGGGAGACAATCGTCACACATTTGATGGCAGTGCCCTGCTCAAGTCACTGGGTGTCTTTCTGGGAGTTTTCAGTGGGTCTTTTGCAATGGGGGCTGCAACTGGAGTCATGACAGCTCTg gtCACAAAGTTCACTAAGCTGAGAGATTTCCCCTTGCTGGAAACAGCCCTTTTCTTCCTCATGTCCTGGAGTACGTTCCTGTTGGCTGAGGCTTGTGGCTTCACAG gtgtggTTGCAGTGCTCTTCTGTGGCATTACTCAGGCTCACTATACATACAACAACCTTTCTGCTGAATCAAAGAGTAGATCCAAACAG TTGTTTGAGCTTCTCGATTTCCTGGCTGAAAACTTCATCTTCTCTTATATGGGCTTGACACTTTTCTCCTTCCAGCACCATGTGTTCAATCCCCTCTTCGTCATAGGTGCATTT CTGGCCATATTTCTTGGCAGGGCGGCTAACATCTACCCCTTGTCTTTCCTGTTAAACTTGGGCCGCAAGAATAAAATCGCCTCCAATTTCCAGCACGTCATGATGTTTTCAG GGCTTCGAGGGGCAATGACTTTTGCCCTTTCAATTAGAGACACTGCAACGTACGCCAGGCAGATGATGTTTTCCACCACCCTGCTGATCGTGTTCTTCACTGTGTGGGTCTGTGGTGGTGGGACGACCCCCATGTTGTCACTCATGCATATTCG AGTGGGAGTGGACACAGATCAAGATAATTCG GTCACAGCACCGGATGGGATGACACAAAAAAGTACCAAGCATGAGAGCGCCTGGCCGTTCAGACTGTGGTACACTTTCGACCACAA TTATTTAAAACCCTTCCTCACTCACAGTGGGCCTCCTCTCACTTCCACTCTGCCGGCTTGCTGTGGTCCAATAGCACGCTGTCTCACCAGCTCGCAAGCCTATGAG AATGCCGGTCAGTTGCATGATGAGGACACAGAGCTGATTCTGAATGATGACAGCAGTTTGATGTACAGTGACATGACGGTCAGCACAGATGCCCATGGCATGCCCACCCCCTCCACCAGCCAGGCTGGGCTTTACTCACTAGCAAGAACCTCAGACGATCCTCTGGACAGGGAGCTTGTGTTCGGAGGCACCCGTCTGGTTCTCCCCACAGATGATCCTTCAGACCCCCTGACGTCATTCCCTCCTCCTCCACCATCCCCGCCCCTGTCGGACCCTCTGCGCCACCGAGTCTGA
- the LOC109097998 gene encoding sodium/hydrogen exchanger 6-like isoform X2, whose translation MNSSPTTILVNVSGRFYEYSLKGEVRDSKGHDVPNAEMLRKVTFDPEVFFNILLPPIIFHAGYSLKRRHFFRNLGSILSYAFVGTVTSCFVTGLVMYGCVVFLKVIGQLGGDFFFTDCLFFGAIVSATDPVTVLAIFNELKVDVDLYALLFGESVLNDAVAIVLSSSIVAYQPEGDNRHTFDGSALLKSLGVFLGVFSGSFAMGAATGVMTALVTKFTKLRDFPLLETALFFLMSWSTFLLAEACGFTGVVAVLFCGITQAHYTYNNLSAESKSRSKQLFELLDFLAENFIFSYMGLTLFSFQHHVFNPLFVIGAFLAIFLGRAANIYPLSFLLNLGRKNKIASNFQHVMMFSGLRGAMTFALSIRDTATYARQMMFSTTLLIVFFTVWVCGGGTTPMLSLMHIRVGVDTDQDNSVTAPDGMTQKSTKHESAWPFRLWYTFDHNYLKPFLTHSGPPLTSTLPACCGPIARCLTSSQAYENAGQLHDEDTELILNDDSSLMYSDMTVSTDAHGMPTPSTSQAGLYSLARTSDDPLDRELVFGGTRLVLPTDDPSDPLTSFPPPPPSPPLSDPLRHRV comes from the exons ATGAACAGCAGTCCCACAACCATACTGGTGAACGTGAGCGGCCGTTTCTACGAGTACAGCCTGAAAGGAGAGGTCCGGGACAGCAAGGGCCATGATGTGCCAAATGCAGAGATGCTCAGGAAG GTTACTTTTGATCCTGAGGTTTTCTTCAACATTTTGCTGCCACCCATCATCTTTCATGCGGGATACAGTCTCAAACGA AGGCATTTTTTCAGAAATTTGGGGTCTATCCTCTCCTATGCCTTTGTGGGCACAGTGACATCATGCTTTGTTACAGG GTTGGTGATGTACGGCTGTGTGGTGTTTCTGAAAGTCATCGGTCAGCTTGGAGGGGATTTCTTTTTCACTGACTGCCTTTTCTTCGGCGCTATTGTATCTGCTACAGATCCAG TGACTGTTCTGGCCATTTTCAACGAGCTGAAAGTGGACGTGGATCTCTACGCGCTATTGTTCGGTGAGAGTGTCCTCAATGATGCTGTGGCCATCGTCCTGTCATC ATCAATCGTGGCATACCAGCCTGAGGGAGACAATCGTCACACATTTGATGGCAGTGCCCTGCTCAAGTCACTGGGTGTCTTTCTGGGAGTTTTCAGTGGGTCTTTTGCAATGGGGGCTGCAACTGGAGTCATGACAGCTCTg gtCACAAAGTTCACTAAGCTGAGAGATTTCCCCTTGCTGGAAACAGCCCTTTTCTTCCTCATGTCCTGGAGTACGTTCCTGTTGGCTGAGGCTTGTGGCTTCACAG gtgtggTTGCAGTGCTCTTCTGTGGCATTACTCAGGCTCACTATACATACAACAACCTTTCTGCTGAATCAAAGAGTAGATCCAAACAG TTGTTTGAGCTTCTCGATTTCCTGGCTGAAAACTTCATCTTCTCTTATATGGGCTTGACACTTTTCTCCTTCCAGCACCATGTGTTCAATCCCCTCTTCGTCATAGGTGCATTT CTGGCCATATTTCTTGGCAGGGCGGCTAACATCTACCCCTTGTCTTTCCTGTTAAACTTGGGCCGCAAGAATAAAATCGCCTCCAATTTCCAGCACGTCATGATGTTTTCAG GGCTTCGAGGGGCAATGACTTTTGCCCTTTCAATTAGAGACACTGCAACGTACGCCAGGCAGATGATGTTTTCCACCACCCTGCTGATCGTGTTCTTCACTGTGTGGGTCTGTGGTGGTGGGACGACCCCCATGTTGTCACTCATGCATATTCG AGTGGGAGTGGACACAGATCAAGATAATTCG GTCACAGCACCGGATGGGATGACACAAAAAAGTACCAAGCATGAGAGCGCCTGGCCGTTCAGACTGTGGTACACTTTCGACCACAA TTATTTAAAACCCTTCCTCACTCACAGTGGGCCTCCTCTCACTTCCACTCTGCCGGCTTGCTGTGGTCCAATAGCACGCTGTCTCACCAGCTCGCAAGCCTATGAG AATGCCGGTCAGTTGCATGATGAGGACACAGAGCTGATTCTGAATGATGACAGCAGTTTGATGTACAGTGACATGACGGTCAGCACAGATGCCCATGGCATGCCCACCCCCTCCACCAGCCAGGCTGGGCTTTACTCACTAGCAAGAACCTCAGACGATCCTCTGGACAGGGAGCTTGTGTTCGGAGGCACCCGTCTGGTTCTCCCCACAGATGATCCTTCAGACCCCCTGACGTCATTCCCTCCTCCTCCACCATCCCCGCCCCTGTCGGACCCTCTGCGCCACCGAGTCTGA